One window of Psychrobacillus sp. FSL H8-0483 genomic DNA carries:
- a CDS encoding ABC transporter substrate-binding protein, translating into MKKWLIVLCSLLILAGCSNPKSASETETKKKDTHSLKKVSVVLDWTPNTNHTGLYVAKEKGYFEDEGLDVDIIMPGDAGADQLVASGKSEFGISYQESITQARIQDVPLVSIAAIIQHNTSGFASPAAKNIVTPKDFVGKTYGGWGSPVEKSVISSLMQKENADVNKVSFVNMGDTDFFTAVKRDIDFAWIYYGWTGVEAEMRGEKLNMVYLTDYSDKLDYYTPVLATNENMIKENPDTVKAFVKAVSKGYEFAIKNPSDAADILIKEVPELDPKLVKKSQEWLASKYQDDAPRWGEQKQIVWENYASWMFDNGLLEKKLDAQKAFTNEFLPQ; encoded by the coding sequence ATGAAAAAGTGGTTAATCGTATTATGTTCATTATTAATACTTGCAGGTTGTAGCAATCCGAAATCAGCATCGGAAACGGAAACGAAAAAGAAAGACACACACTCTCTTAAAAAGGTATCTGTCGTACTTGATTGGACACCAAACACGAATCATACCGGTTTATATGTGGCAAAAGAAAAAGGCTATTTTGAAGACGAAGGATTAGATGTGGACATCATTATGCCAGGTGATGCTGGAGCAGATCAGCTTGTGGCTTCAGGCAAATCTGAGTTTGGCATAAGCTATCAAGAATCAATCACACAGGCACGTATACAAGATGTTCCTCTTGTTTCCATAGCAGCCATCATTCAACATAATACATCTGGTTTTGCCTCACCAGCTGCGAAGAACATTGTTACACCAAAAGACTTTGTAGGTAAAACATATGGAGGCTGGGGATCACCAGTTGAAAAATCGGTTATTTCTTCCTTGATGCAAAAAGAAAATGCTGATGTAAATAAAGTCTCGTTTGTTAATATGGGAGATACTGATTTCTTTACAGCTGTGAAACGAGACATCGATTTCGCATGGATTTATTATGGTTGGACTGGTGTAGAGGCAGAGATGCGTGGAGAAAAACTCAATATGGTCTACTTAACAGACTACTCTGATAAACTTGATTATTACACGCCAGTTCTCGCAACTAATGAAAATATGATTAAAGAAAACCCAGATACAGTAAAAGCTTTTGTAAAAGCTGTATCCAAGGGGTATGAATTTGCTATTAAAAATCCATCCGATGCTGCCGACATTTTAATTAAAGAAGTGCCTGAATTGGATCCAAAGCTTGTTAAAAAAAGTCAAGAATGGCTAGCCTCTAAATATCAAGATGATGCACCAAGATGGGGCGAGCAAAAACAAATAGTATGGGAAAATTATGCTTCGTGGATGTTTGACAATGGGCTGCTTGAGAAAAAGCTTGATGCCCAAAAAGCATTTACAAATGAATTTTTACCACAATAA
- a CDS encoding GNAT family protein: MFPVLETERLTLRELIEDDAQGILNCFSNEDVLRFYGQNPLTNIEQVKNIVRNFSNNYKEKQGIKWGIEIKGTEGIIGTIGFHNWSSEHKRAEIAYAIFPEQWGNGYATEAVKKVISYGFNELNLTRIGAVVFTENKASNVLLEKLGFEKEGVLRNYMYQNNVPYDTNVYSLLPTN; the protein is encoded by the coding sequence ATGTTTCCTGTGTTAGAAACTGAAAGGTTAACCTTAAGAGAACTAATAGAAGACGATGCACAAGGGATATTGAATTGTTTTTCAAATGAAGATGTATTACGTTTCTATGGGCAAAATCCATTAACAAATATAGAACAAGTTAAAAATATTGTTAGGAATTTTTCAAATAACTATAAGGAAAAACAAGGGATTAAATGGGGAATTGAGATAAAAGGAACAGAAGGAATTATTGGTACGATTGGGTTCCATAATTGGTCTTCTGAACATAAGAGAGCGGAAATAGCTTATGCAATTTTCCCTGAACAATGGGGAAATGGGTATGCCACTGAAGCAGTTAAAAAAGTTATATCGTACGGATTTAATGAGCTAAATTTAACTCGAATAGGAGCTGTTGTTTTTACTGAAAATAAAGCATCCAATGTGTTGTTAGAAAAATTAGGATTTGAAAAAGAAGGGGTTCTTAGAAACTATATGTATCAAAATAATGTTCCGTATGATACGAACGTATACTCCTTACTTCCAACTAATTAG